One genomic region from Chloroflexota bacterium encodes:
- a CDS encoding homocitrate synthase, with amino-acid sequence MGKIYIIDVSNRDGVQTAKLGLSKLEKTMINIYLNELGVFQSEFGFPTTKHETNYLKANLELVQMGVLKPIRLGGWIRATVEDVQTTFKLVPEIKHLNISISTSEQMIQGKFQGRKSRDDITKMMTDALDAARSHGVESIGVNAEDASRTDLDYLIKFASQAKLHGADRFRYCDTLGYDDPFTIYQTAKALAENAVMPIEIHCHGDLGMAVATSISGAKGAIDGGQDAYINTTVNGIGERAGNADLVATALALTKSKGFAGKYKLGRPIDLSKSWKIANFASYAFDVPIPINQPGVGANAFAHASGIHADGVLKDPQNYELYDYAELGRGEPVTVETGREICSGEYGGISGFRHLMKRIQEKMGGEVEEEVEERIEIAFADAAEAEKILELVRFANVCAQKPLVEDELLFIAKYPDIAKKLLTLTPLT; translated from the coding sequence ATGGGCAAGATTTATATAATTGATGTTTCAAATCGAGACGGCGTTCAGACAGCTAAGCTGGGCTTATCCAAGCTGGAAAAAACAATGATAAACATCTATCTGAACGAGTTAGGTGTTTTCCAGTCAGAGTTTGGCTTTCCTACAACAAAACATGAAACAAATTACCTCAAGGCAAATCTTGAGTTAGTCCAGATGGGCGTTCTAAAACCTATCCGCCTGGGCGGTTGGATTAGAGCAACAGTAGAAGATGTTCAAACAACTTTCAAGCTGGTACCGGAGATAAAACACCTCAATATTTCCATTTCGACTTCTGAGCAGATGATTCAGGGCAAATTTCAAGGCAGAAAGTCAAGAGACGACATTACGAAGATGATGACCGATGCCCTTGATGCTGCCCGCTCACACGGAGTTGAATCCATAGGTGTAAACGCCGAGGATGCCTCAAGAACAGACTTGGATTACTTAATAAAATTTGCCTCACAAGCCAAGTTGCACGGTGCTGACAGGTTTAGGTACTGTGATACCCTTGGTTATGATGATCCCTTCACCATATATCAGACCGCGAAAGCCTTAGCCGAAAATGCAGTTATGCCCATAGAGATTCACTGTCACGGCGACCTGGGTATGGCAGTAGCCACTTCCATCTCTGGAGCTAAAGGTGCTATAGATGGTGGGCAAGACGCCTATATTAATACAACTGTCAACGGTATCGGAGAACGAGCTGGCAATGCCGACCTTGTCGCTACAGCTCTGGCACTAACCAAATCAAAAGGTTTCGCTGGTAAATATAAACTGGGAAGACCGATTGACCTATCAAAATCATGGAAAATAGCCAACTTCGCCAGCTATGCTTTTGACGTTCCTATACCAATAAACCAGCCCGGCGTTGGTGCTAATGCCTTCGCCCATGCATCCGGCATTCATGCTGATGGCGTTTTGAAAGACCCGCAGAATTATGAGCTGTACGATTATGCCGAACTGGGCAGAGGTGAACCTGTCACCGTGGAGACGGGTAGAGAAATATGCTCCGGCGAATATGGCGGCATATCTGGCTTCAGACATTTAATGAAGAGGATTCAGGAGAAAATGGGAGGAGAGGTAGAAGAGGAGGTGGAAGAGCGAATAGAGATAGCGTTTGCTGATGCCGCTGAGGCGGAAAAAATTTTGGAACTGGTAAGATTTGCCAATGTCTGTGCTCAGAAGCCGCTTGTCGAGGATGAGTTACTTTTTATTGCCAAGTATCCGGACATCGCCAAGAAACTGTTAACACTGACCCCGCTAACTTAG
- a CDS encoding helix-turn-helix domain-containing protein produces the protein MNNQGNVSDPLVLTPTETARLLRIGRATVYEQLRLGAIPSIRFGRKILIPRAALDKLLANCNLGNTQVVEK, from the coding sequence ATGAACAATCAAGGCAATGTGAGTGACCCATTGGTGCTGACTCCAACCGAGACAGCGAGGTTGTTGCGCATCGGCAGAGCTACTGTTTATGAACAGCTTCGCTTGGGGGCCATCCCTAGCATCCGCTTTGGACGGAAAATTTTAATTCCACGGGCCGCACTGGATAAACTCCTAGCAAATTGTAATCTAGGCAATACACAAGTAGTCGAAAAATAA
- the tsaA gene encoding tRNA (N6-threonylcarbamoyladenosine(37)-N6)-methyltransferase TrmO, with protein sequence MEINLTPIGFVKNNITEPKREDWEEVASEIIIKEDLKEALSRIDEFSHIIVIYWMHKLPPSQRSVMKVHPKGNQNLPLVGVFASHSPARPNPIGITTVKLLERRDNVLKVTGLDAIDKTPVLDIKPYIPNHDSASEIKTPNWLTK encoded by the coding sequence ATGGAAATAAATTTAACACCAATCGGCTTCGTCAAAAACAACATCACAGAGCCTAAGAGAGAGGATTGGGAAGAGGTTGCCTCCGAGATAATAATCAAAGAGGATTTGAAAGAGGCCCTGAGCCGAATAGACGAATTCTCGCACATCATCGTCATCTACTGGATGCACAAGCTACCGCCATCACAGCGCTCGGTTATGAAAGTACATCCCAAAGGCAACCAGAACCTGCCCCTCGTCGGTGTCTTTGCCAGCCACAGCCCGGCACGCCCCAATCCAATAGGCATAACTACCGTCAAACTGCTGGAACGTCGGGATAATGTTCTCAAAGTCACCGGCCTTGACGCCATAGATAAAACGCCGGTGCTGGACATCAAGCCCTACATCCCCAACCACGATTCTGCCTCAGAGATTAAAACACCCAACTGGCTAACAAAATAA
- a CDS encoding dodecin domain-containing protein, producing the protein MADSVYKVITLVGTSTKSWEEAAASAVQTAAKTLRDLRIAEVEELDMQIENGKVTNYRAKVRVSFKYMGKEK; encoded by the coding sequence ATGGCTGACAGCGTATACAAGGTTATCACACTAGTAGGAACCAGCACCAAATCCTGGGAGGAAGCGGCGGCATCTGCTGTACAGACAGCGGCAAAAACTCTGCGGGACCTCCGTATCGCAGAGGTAGAAGAGCTGGATATGCAGATCGAAAACGGCAAGGTTACCAACTACCGAGCCAAGGTAAGGGTCTCCTTTAAGTACATGGGTAAGGAAAAGTAG